In a genomic window of Salmo trutta chromosome 32, fSalTru1.1, whole genome shotgun sequence:
- the LOC115171798 gene encoding dexamethasone-induced Ras-related protein 1-like — translation MSPSENEFNIPAKNCHRMVILGSTKVGKTAIISRFLNKKVEDQYTPTIEDFHRKLYSIRGDVYQLDILDTSGNHPFPAMMRLSILTGDVFILVFSLDNRDSFQEVQRLKRQIYETKSCLKNKTKENVDVPIVICGNKCDREFNREVQNEEIEQLVAGDEQCAYYEISAKRNTNVDQMFQTLFTMAKLPNEMSPDSHRKVSLQFCEVLQNSRRKSFRNKKFKDGEVYGIVAPFARRPSVHSDLRYIKEKATGGGQSKQSCTIS, via the exons atgtctccttccgaGAACGAGTTTAACATCCCGGCCAAAAATTGCCACAGGATGGTGATTCTGGGCTCTACAAAAGTTGGCAAGACGGCCATCATTTCTCGGTTTCTGAATAAAAAAGTCGAGGACCAGTACACGCCGACCATCGAGGACTTTCATAGGAAATTATACAGCATTCGGGGAGATGTTTACCAGTTGGACATTCTGGACACCTCTGGAAACCATCCTTTCCCCGCCATGATGAGACTCTCTATCCTTACTG GTGATGTTTTCATCCTGGTGTTCAGTCTGGATAACAGAGACTCCTTCCAAGAGGTGCAGCGCCTGAAGCGTCAAATTTACGAAACCAAGTCCTGCCTGAAAAACAAAACCAAAGAGAACGTGGATGTCCCGATCGTTATCTGCGGGAACAAGTGTGACCGGGAGTTTAACCGGGAGGTTCAGAATGAGGAGATTGAGCAGCTGGTGGCTGGTGATGAACAGTGTGCCTACTATGAGATCTCTGCAAAACGTAACACTAATGTCGACCAGATGTTTCAGACTCTTTTTACCATGGCTAAACTGCCCAACGAGATGAGCCCGGACTCTCACCGCAAAGTTTCCTTACAGTTTTGCGAAGTGCTGCAAAACAGCAGAAGAAAATCTTTCAGAAATAAGAAATTCAAAGACGGCGAGGTATACGGGATTGTGGCACCGTTTGCGCGCCGACCAAGCGTGCACAGTGACTTGAGGTACATAAAAGAGAAAGCTACCGGCGGCGGACAGAGTAAACAGAGTTGCACCATCAGCTAA
- the LOC115170508 gene encoding uncharacterized protein LOC115170508 — MTVNAAKHVCKELDHAGPVQFLNMEAPGQVNEQGQLPARGRGRGRRRGGGGGVRVRGGGIGGRGRGARRHHAVPDEIRATIIDHVINHGLTMAEAGRRVQPNVPRSTVSSIIQTFRRENRIGRQPCTGGRGKLLNQQQEQEICNMVMANNAITLRQIRAAILQDNAIFQNVNSISNSTIDRILKKHQMTMQQIYRVPFERNSDRVKELQYQYVHRIMALEGNETHHILVFVDEAGFNLAKGRRRGRNIIGHRATADVPGQRGGNITMCAAISENGVATHIPSLGPYNTQKLLIFLDRLHIDLIPENERGLVGEDSSNRKFLV, encoded by the exons ATGACTGTGAATGCTGCCAAACATGTATGTAAAGAGCTTGACCATGCAGGACCAGTACAATTTCTGAACATGGAGGCACCTGGCCAAGTAAATGAACAAGGGCAACTGCCTGctcgaggaagaggaagaggaagaagaagaggaggaggaggaggagtaagggTGCGTGGTGGTGGAATAGGGGGAAGAGGCCGAGGAGCACGAAGACACCATGCTGTCCCGGATGAAATTCGGGCCACAATTATAGACCATGTCATCAACCATGGCCTCACAATGGCGGAGGCAGGTCGCCGAGTGCAGCCTAATGTGCCTCGCTCAACAGTCTCCTCCATCATCCAAACCTTTCGCAGGGAAAACAG GATTGGACGACAACCTTGCACGGGTGGCAGAGGAAAACTTCTCAATcaacaacaagaacaagagaTCTGTAACATGGTGATGGCAAATAATGCCATCACATTGAGACAGATCCGCGCTGCAATCCTACAAGACAATGCCATATTCCAAAATGTCAACTCTATAAGCAACTCCACAATAGACCGGATATTGAAGAAGCATCAGATGACAATGCAGCAAATttacagggtaccatttgagaggaactctgataGAGTGAAAGAGCTGCAGTAccagtatgtacat AGAATAATGGCATTGGAAGGAAACGAGACCCATCACATCCTCGTGTTTGTGGATGAAGctggcttcaacctggccaagggcCGAAGACGTGGCCGTAATATTATTGGCCACCGGGCCACGGCGGATGTCCCAGGCCAGCGAGGGggcaatataactatgtgtgctgccataTCTGAGAATGGTGTGGCCACTCACATCCCCAGTCTTGGTCCATACAATACACAGAAGCTCCTCATCTTCTTGGACCGCCTTCATATTGATTTGATCCCTGAAAATGAGAGAGGTCTC